The following are from one region of the Paenibacillus sabinae T27 genome:
- a CDS encoding glycosyltransferase — protein MKKSILISVYDLEIGGIERSLINMLEAFDYEHYEIDLLVFRHQGDFMDMIPRDVNLLPEKKPYTVLRKSLRECLADGSYLAAGVRLISKAIARVRAARRKLNEGPGYIQMQWEARLSSYYFPRLPKTYDLVISNGWPHDVALRKVKARKKLAWIHTDYSKLEIDNRLDLKVWREFDYIASISADCTASFISTYPELRPKIVQIENIISPEFIRKMSQAEDAPEVADMFNVVSVGRLSYVKGYDMAVQALRTLHNRGMTGIRWYVIGYGGYERELRELIARNGLQESFILLGKKINPYPYINRCDVYVQPSRYEGKAVTITEAQILGKPVIITNYPTAPSQVTDGVDGTICDLSPDGIAEAIQSLYHSREKRNVLIHNLKDRDYSNRGELNKLYELIPS, from the coding sequence ATGAAGAAGAGCATCCTAATCTCCGTATACGATCTGGAAATCGGCGGCATTGAGCGAAGCCTGATCAACATGCTGGAGGCCTTCGATTACGAGCATTACGAGATCGACCTGCTTGTGTTTCGTCACCAGGGTGACTTTATGGACATGATTCCCCGGGACGTAAATCTGCTGCCGGAAAAGAAGCCGTATACCGTGCTCCGAAAGTCGCTTCGGGAGTGTCTTGCGGACGGAAGCTATCTCGCCGCTGGCGTGCGGCTGATATCGAAGGCCATAGCCCGGGTCCGGGCCGCCCGGAGAAAGCTGAACGAAGGTCCCGGCTATATCCAGATGCAGTGGGAGGCCAGGCTGTCTTCGTATTATTTTCCCCGTCTCCCCAAAACTTACGATCTGGTCATCAGCAACGGCTGGCCGCATGACGTCGCACTGAGAAAGGTAAAAGCCCGTAAAAAGCTCGCCTGGATTCATACGGATTACAGCAAGCTGGAAATCGACAACAGGCTGGATCTCAAGGTATGGCGGGAGTTCGATTACATCGCTTCGATCTCTGCCGACTGTACCGCTTCTTTTATAAGTACATATCCGGAGCTCCGCCCCAAAATTGTGCAGATCGAAAACATCATCTCGCCCGAATTCATCAGGAAAATGTCCCAAGCGGAGGATGCGCCGGAGGTCGCGGATATGTTTAACGTGGTGTCCGTCGGCCGGCTGTCCTATGTGAAGGGCTACGACATGGCGGTTCAGGCTTTAAGAACGCTGCATAACAGGGGGATGACCGGCATCCGGTGGTATGTGATCGGATATGGGGGCTACGAGCGGGAACTGAGGGAGCTGATCGCCCGAAACGGCCTTCAGGAGAGCTTCATTCTTTTAGGCAAAAAAATAAATCCCTATCCCTACATCAACAGGTGCGACGTGTACGTCCAACCGTCCCGCTACGAAGGCAAAGCCGTAACCATTACGGAAGCGCAGATCCTGGGCAAGCCTGTCATCATCACGAATTACCCTACGGCGCCAAGTCAGGTAACGGACGGAGTGGACGGAACAATCTGCGATCTCAGCCCGGACGGGATTGCCGAAGCGATTCAAAGCCTGTACCACAGCCGCGAGAAGCGAAACGTCCTCATTCATAATCTGAAAGACAGAGATTACAGCAACCGTGGTGAATTGAACAAGCTGTATGAGCTGATCCCTTCCTAA